A window from Drosophila subobscura isolate 14011-0131.10 chromosome O, UCBerk_Dsub_1.0, whole genome shotgun sequence encodes these proteins:
- the LOC117898067 gene encoding prolyl 4-hydroxylase subunit alpha-3-like: MKRLKCFLSLIFLWLPSVTLEKLNKNYAMSIFDLGELLTHSQVLVNQLEVYADKLQQRVDLVDSYIEIMTEKMAQAEKMDSDPLSSFPFMRHMQSDWANILWHLEQQPGEAQATAISLLHSELPTAKDLRETINGLFRIQLIYNVNGSDMARGILMGVQHNYSLTAFEVHTMAKYLAEAEEYIAARDWISVALDLYLADEANWDLYELQGLSSDSLYELHVEVLDNLSADKEMPLALMMEAVKRHPESHNLKRALTRLEMSVRIGEEPQGQEMEDVFSYFRCCSSECRRGSQLYCLYNSKATAFLRLAPLKMELLSLDPYVVLYHDVLSDIEMLALKALAKGDLVRSVTYNVTEIENSEDPHRTTKVVWLDRDSDLSNSLVSRMELLTEDMTSLDLDSSEPFQVINYGIGGHYAQHADYF; this comes from the exons atgaaaagactGAAGTGTTTCTTGTCCCTGATCTTCCTCTGGCTTCCTAGTGTGACCTTGGAGAAGCTTAACAAGAACTACGCCATGTCTATATTCGATTTGGGGGAGCTGCTGACCCACAGTCAAGTGCTGGTCAATCAGCTAGAGGTGTACGCGGATAAGTTGCAGCAGAGGGTGGATCTTGTAGACAG CTACATCGAGATTATGACAGAGAAGATGGCACAAGCCGAAAAGATGGATAGCGACCCTCTATCCAGTTTTCCCTTCATGCGACACATGCAATCGGACTGggccaacattttgtggcatctagagcagcagccaggagaaG CTCAAGCTACAGCAATTAGTCTTTTACACTCCGAATTGCCGACTGCCAAGGATTTGAGGGAAACCATTAATGGGTTGTTCCGCATTCAGTTAATTTACAACGTTAATGGCTCTGATATGGCCAGAGGAATCCTCATGGGAGTACAGCACAA TTACTCCCTCACCGCCTTTGAGGTCCATACCATGGCCAAGTATCTGGCGGAAGCAGAGGAATATATCGCGGCAAGAGATTGGATCTCGGTGGCCTTGGACTTATACCTGGCGGATGAGGCCAACTGGGACTTGTATGAACTGCAGGGACTGTCATCGGACAGCCTTTACGAGCTGCACGTCGAGGTGTTGGATAACTTGAGTGCGGACAAGGAAATGCCTCTTGCCCTGATGATGGAAGCCGTGAAGAGGCATCCAGAGAGTCACAACTTGAAACGAGCTCTCACTCGGCTAGAAATGAGCGTTCGCATCGGAGAAGAACCACAGGGTCAG GAGATGGAAGACGTGTTTAGCTActttcgctgctgcagcagcgagtgcCGTCGGGGGTCCCAACTCTACTGCCTCTACAACTCCAAGGCCACGGCCTTCCTCCGGCTGGCGCCGCTGAAAATGGAGCTGCTTTCCCTCGATCCCTATGTGGTGCTGTACCACGATGTGCTCTCGGACATTGAAATGCTGGCACTAAAGGCGCTGGCGAAGGGGGACCTGGTTCGTTCAGTAACCTACAATGTGACGGAAATTGAAAACTCGGAGGATCCCCACCGCACCACAAAAGTCGTTTGGCTCGATCGCGACAGCGATCTAAGCAACAGTTTAGTGAGCAGGATGGAATTATTGACAGAGGACATGACCAGCCTCGATCTCGATAGTTCGGAGCCATTTCAGGTTATCAACTACGGCATTGGCGGCCACTATGCCCAGCACGCGGACTA tttttag
- the LOC117896431 gene encoding J domain-containing protein isoform X1, with protein MSAVDAIINYKRSPNEDFYALLHCDETSSPEQIQAEYKVLALQYHPDKNSGDKEAEAKFQNLKEAKETLCDPEKRAVYDKWRNSGISMSYKQWLGMKEHVGQVRRYTIAEKVDKESMHWVTPKTKDRMLPETADGPGTGPGAGAGAGAGCSSGGLTAASPNPAHRRASEGGAALYYGGRKTEWGAENTDVANKFRNYEI; from the exons ATGAGCGCCGTCGATGCCATAATTAACTACAAGCGCAGTCCCAACGAGGACTTTTACGCCCTGCTCCACTGCGATGAGACCTCATCG CCGGAGCAGATCCAGGCGGAGTACAAGGTGCTGGCACTCCAGTACCATCCCGACAAGAACAGCGGCGACAAGGAGGCCGAGGCCAAGTTCCAGAACCTAAAG GAGGCCAAGGAGACTCTTTGCGATCCGGAGAAGCGGGCTGTATACGACAAGTGGCGCAATAGCGGCATCTCGATGAGCTACAAGCAGTGGCTGGGCATGAAGGAGCATGTCGGTCAGGTGAGAAGATACACGATTGCCGAGAAAGTGGATAAAGAG TCGATGCATTGGGTCACCCCCAAGACCAAGGATCGTATGTTGCCGGAGACCGCAGATGGACCTGGAACCGGACCgggagctggcgctggagccGGGGCTGggtgcagcagcggcgggcTGACCGCAGCCTCCCCCAATCCGGCCCATCGTCGGGCCTCCGAGGGCGGGGCCGCACTCTACTACGGCGGACGCAAGACCGAGTGGGGTGCCGAGAACACGGATGTGGCCAACAAGTTCCGCAATTACGAGATCTAA
- the LOC117898068 gene encoding prolyl 4-hydroxylase subunit alpha-1-like, which yields MFYLSDVPLGGATVFPLINLSVLPKKGSALFWYNLDHRGHGMSSTYHSACPVVVGSKWIMTKWINRLPQLFRRPCLREQ from the exons ATGTTTTAC TTGAGTGATGTGCCCCTGGGTGGCGCTACAGTGTTTCCATTGATCAACCTGTCGGTGCTGCCCAAGAAGGGATCAGCTTTGTTTTGGTACAACCTGGATCATAGAGGGCACGGCATGTCATCAACCTACCACTCGGCGTGCCCAGTTGTCGTCGGCTCCAAATGGA TTATGACCAAGTGGATTAATAGGCTTCCCCAACTATTTCGACGGCCCTGCCTGAGAGAGCAGTGA
- the LOC117896431 gene encoding J domain-containing protein isoform X2 has translation MSAVDAIINYKRSPNEDFYALLHCDETSSPEQIQAEYKVLALQYHPDKNSGDKEAEAKFQNLKEAKETLCDPEKRAVYDKWRNSGISMSYKQWLGMKEHVGQSMHWVTPKTKDRMLPETADGPGTGPGAGAGAGAGCSSGGLTAASPNPAHRRASEGGAALYYGGRKTEWGAENTDVANKFRNYEI, from the exons ATGAGCGCCGTCGATGCCATAATTAACTACAAGCGCAGTCCCAACGAGGACTTTTACGCCCTGCTCCACTGCGATGAGACCTCATCG CCGGAGCAGATCCAGGCGGAGTACAAGGTGCTGGCACTCCAGTACCATCCCGACAAGAACAGCGGCGACAAGGAGGCCGAGGCCAAGTTCCAGAACCTAAAG GAGGCCAAGGAGACTCTTTGCGATCCGGAGAAGCGGGCTGTATACGACAAGTGGCGCAATAGCGGCATCTCGATGAGCTACAAGCAGTGGCTGGGCATGAAGGAGCATGTCGGTCAG TCGATGCATTGGGTCACCCCCAAGACCAAGGATCGTATGTTGCCGGAGACCGCAGATGGACCTGGAACCGGACCgggagctggcgctggagccGGGGCTGggtgcagcagcggcgggcTGACCGCAGCCTCCCCCAATCCGGCCCATCGTCGGGCCTCCGAGGGCGGGGCCGCACTCTACTACGGCGGACGCAAGACCGAGTGGGGTGCCGAGAACACGGATGTGGCCAACAAGTTCCGCAATTACGAGATCTAA
- the LOC117896053 gene encoding prolyl 4-hydroxylase subunit alpha-1-like encodes MEDLLEFNADLLFQLDSYIDVLEARINLIRRIAHYMMKHYNRDSLQGNLLSHFRLLRHMQKDWAHVLELMEQPLGKSQLLFLKESRPHYPSASDLEEGSFGIQRIKQIYRLQLKDMVSGLLDGVQHGTSFSTLESFTVARALYRRFRYHEAIPWLEQTLSLYEQTSEEARESYQLLGFDVSQTHKLFIEGLMKLNRYEDALEAIDRDPQPYLWRLRERVDMLMMSSNDLPLEKPNPPLTTLQLCCRGGCPYRDMHRLTCSYNTTVTPLLRLAPFKTEILSLSPYMVLYHDVITPLESETLRNLSRPHMKRRAMTYNKLNLRPIIDPKRTSNSVWFKSNSNAVIERLERRAGHMTNFEMEYSEVYQMLNYGIGGHYYPHVDHFESPEVLKQRKIGDRIATILFYLSDVPQGGATLFPLLNISVQPRQGDALLWYNLNDRGQGEMDTLHTSCPIIKGSKWALVKWIDELSQPFRRPCNR; translated from the exons ATGGAGGATCTCCTGGAGTTCAATGCGGATTTGCTCTTCCAGCTGGACAGCTACATTGACGTTCTCGAAGCTAGAATCAATCTTATCCGAAG GATAGCGCATTACATGATGAAGCATTATAATAGGGACAGCCTGCAAGGAAATCTCCTCAGCCACTTTCGTCTCCTTCGACACATGCAGAAGGACTGGGCACACGTGCTGGAGTTGATGGAGCAGCCCCTGGGCAAGAGCCAGTTGCTGTTCCTGAAGGAGTCACGACCCCATTACCCCAGTGCCTCTGACTTGGAGGAAGGCTCCTTCGGCATTCAGCGGATAAAGCAGATCTATCGGTTGCAGCTTAAGGATATGGTCTCCGGCCTGCTTGATGGCGTTCAACATGG GACCAGCTTTTCTACCCTGGAGAGTTTCACTGTGGCTAGGGCACTGTATAGGAGGTTCAGATACCACGAGGCGATACCATGGCTGGAGCAGACTCTCAGCCTATACGAACAGACATCAGAGGAGGCAAGAGAGAGCTATCAGTTGCTTGGCTTCGATGTCTCCCAAACGCACAAGCTGTTCATCGAAGGACTGATGAAACTAA ATCGCTATGAGGACGCTTTGGAGGCCATTGATCGGGATCCCCAACCCTATCTATGGCGACTCCGAGAAAGGGTGGATATGCTGATGATGAGCTCCAACGACCTGCCGCTAGAGAAACCCAATCCGCCGCTGACTACCTTGCAGCTCTGCTGTCGTGGAGGCTGTCCGTATCGGGACATGCACCGCCTGACTTGCAGCTACAACACCACAGTCACGCCCCTCCTCCGGCTGGCTCCCTTCAAGACGGAgattctctcgctctcgccctACATGGTGCTCTACCATGACGTCATCACACCGCTGGAATCGGAGACGCTCCGAAATCTGTCCAGGCCGCACATGAAGCGTCGGGCCATGACCTACAACAAGCTGAATCTGAGGCCAATAATCGACCCGAAACGCACCTCGAACTCTGTGTGGTTCAAGTCCAATAGCAATGCAGTGATCGAGCGGCTGGAGCGGAGGGCTGGGCACATGACAAACTTCGAGATGGAGTACTCGGAGGTATACCAGATGCTCAACTATGGGATCGGTGGCCACTACTATCCCCACGTTGACCACTTTGAGAGCCCAGAG GTTCTCAAGCAGCGGAAAATAGGAGACCGAATAGCCACCATTCTGTTTTAT CTCAGTGATGTCCCTCAAGGAGGTGCCACGCTTTTTCCTTTGCTAAATATCTCCGTTCAACCACGACAAGGTGACGCTCTTCTCTGGTACAACCTCAACGATCGAGGACAGGGCGAAATGGACACTCTGCATACATCATGTCCCATAATTAAAGGTTCCAAGTGGG CCCTGGTCAAGTGGATAGACGAGCTGTCGCAGCCCTTCCGCAGACCGTGTAATCGATAG
- the LOC117896054 gene encoding prolyl 4-hydroxylase subunit alpha-2, which produces MALSITFWVEANAERGSYSTSGIAELITVEKKLLAQMVDYGSVLRKKISLMRRYIALMRVKEMEAESDREQYLGNPLHSYSLIHHMHFDWTNWRRLLEQPLGTEQISKMRALMPQIPKTEYWNAKQDLIHAPLAGVQFDPLDSLELALFAFDKDRPDLAQKWLSATLSGYQQLSPSEKELYEVLNVVKESQVTKLSELVKTLNTNQSSALNRSGMMLPLLLVGALWQVLFPVCGAEFYSSVHEMTKVFGYEQKMLQHMQKFVADNQSKLDFLRARLGEFEQERNEARHWGTAYFESPLNQYLLSKRLTVDWRRVENLMDADTGQKPLERLLKLRRNPSMPNASELEGAIDGLLRLQFVYRLEAKHLAKGILDGVNHGTHLSPEHCLDIARLALRDQHPRLAHAWLLEAQERLPQHPELHPQILALLVQAKAELGDFLGVNGTYQELLKLQPASEEHARNYEQFMRNHAAKDGLYESKIIEEHAPIPEDPSQLDEFQAYSLTCSGHRRLTAAEERHLRCGYMTETHPFLLLAPLKAEELSHDPLLVLYHEVIYQSEIDTIRKLTTNKIRRATVVGTNQSVVSNVRTSQITFIPKTEHQVLQTIDRRVEDMTNLNMDYAEDHQFANYGIGGHYAQHMDWFTQNAFDYELVSAPEMGNRIATVLFYLSDVAQGGGTAFPHLKQHLRPKKYAAAFWYNLHAAGGGDTRTQHGACPIIAGSKWVQNRWIREFVQSDRRPCLLWDDSVATFGQIMELAKQQKAAAKKESS; this is translated from the exons ATGGCTCTCTCCATCACTTTCTGGGTGGAGGCAAACGCTGAGCGGGGCTCATATTCCACTTCGGGCATTGCAGAGCTGATAACTGTGGAGAAGAAGCTCCTGGCTCAAATGGTGGACTATGGCAGTGTTCTCCGTAAAAAGATCAGTTTGATGCGTCG TTACATTGCTTTGATGAGAGTGAAAGAAATGGAGGCGGAATCAGACAGGGAGCAGTATCTGGGCAATCCCCTTCACAGCTATTCGCTGATCCACCACATGCACTTCGACTGGACAAATTGGCGCAGGCTCCTCGAGCAGCCCTTGGGCACAG AGCAAATCTCCAAGATGCGTGCATTGATGCCACAAATTCCAAAAACTGAATACTGGAATGCCAAGCAAGACCTCATCCATGCACCTCTGGCAGGTGTTCAGTTCGA TCCGCTGGATTCCTTGGAGCTAGCTCTGTTCGCATTCGACAAGGATCGCCCCGATCTCGCCCAGAAGTGGCTCAGTGCCACACTAAGCGGCTACCAGCAGCTCAGTCCCAGCGAAAAGGAACTCTACGAAGTGCTGAATGTGGTCAAGGAGAGTCAAGTGACGAAGCTCTCTGAATTGGTAAAAACACTCAacaccaatcaatca TCGGCTTTGAATCGCTCCGGGATGATGTTACCTTTGCTCTTGGTGGGTGCCCTGTGGCAGGTCCTTTTCCCTGTCTGTGGGGCCGAGTTCTACTCCTCCGTGCACGAGATGACCAAGGTTTTTGGCTACGAGCAGAAAATGCTGCAGCACATGCAAAAGTTTGTAGCTGATAATCAGAGCAAATTGGATTTCCTGAGGGC GCGGCTGGGGGAGTTCGAGCAGGAGCGCAACGAGGCGCGGCACTGGGGCACGGCATACTTCGAGAGTCCTCTGAACCAATATTTGCTCAGCAAGCGACTGACGGTGGACTGGCGGCGGGTGGAGAACCTCATGGACGCCGACACGGGCCAGA AGCCACTGGAGCGGCTGCTGAAGCTGCGACGGAATCCGTCCATGCCCAATGCCAGCGAACTGGAGGGCGCCATCGATGGCCTGCTCCGACTGCAGTTCGTCTACCGACTGGAGGCCAAGCACCTGGCCAAAGGCATCCTGGATGGAGTAAACCATGG TACACACCTAAGCCCCGAGCACTGCCTGGACATTGCCCGCTTGGCATTGAGGGATCAGCATCCGCGACTGGCGCACGCTTGGCTACTGGAGGCGCAAGAGCGCCTGCCTCAGCATCCCGAACTCCACCCCCAGATTCTGGCTCTGCTCGTACAGGCCAAGGCGGAACTGGGTGACTTCTTGGGAGTAAATGGCACATACCAGGAGCTTTTGAAACTACAACCAGCCAGCGAGGAGCATGCCAGAAACTACGAGCAGTTCATGCGGAACCATGCAGCAAAAGATGGCTTGTATGAGTCAAAAATCATAGAAGAACATGCC CCCATTCCCGAGGATCCCTCGCAGCTGGACGAGTTCCAGGCGTACAGTTTGACGTGCAGCGGCCACCGCAGGCTCACAGCCGCAGAGGAGAGGCATTTGCGATGCGGCTACATGACCGAGACGCATCCCTTCCTCTTGTTGGCGCCCCTCAAAGCGGAAGAATTGAGCCACGACCCCCTGCTGGTGCTCTACCACGAAGTGATTTACCAGAGCGAGATCGACACTATCAGGAAGTTGACGACCAACAAGATCCGCCGGGCAACGGTCGTAGGCACCAACCAGTCGGTGGTGTCCAATGTCCGCACCAGCCAGATCACCTTCATCCCAAAAACAGAGCATCAGGTGCTGCAGACCATCGACCGTCGCGTGGAAGACATGACCAACCTGAACATGGACTATGCGGAGGATCACCAGTTCGCCAACTATGGCATCGGCGGACACTACGCCCAGCACATGGACTGGTTTACCCAGAATGCC TTTGATTATGAGCTGGTCTCCGCCCCCGAGATGGGCAACCGCATTGCAACAGTCCTCTTCTAC CTGTCGGATGTGGCCCAGGGCGGCGGCACTGCCTTCCCCCACCTGAAGCAACACCTGCGTCCCAAGAAATATGCAG CCGCCTTTTGGTATAACCTGCATGCAGCAGGCGGAGGGGATACCCGCACACAGCATGGTGCCTGTCCCATCATTGCTGGATCTAAATGGG TGCAAAATCGCTGGATTCGGGAGTTCGTGCAGTCCGATCGACGTCCCTGCCTGCTGTGGGATGACTCTGTGGCCACCTTTGGCCAGATTATGGAGCTGGCCAAACAGCAGAAGGCAGCTGCAAAGAAAGAATCGAGCTAA